The window ATTAGAAGTTATATTTTTGTCATTCCTTAGCTATGTAATATTTAGCTATGTAAAAATCTACAGGGGGCTGTTGCTGATAAAACAGTTCCAGCTTTTTGTACAAAAGTGATGGAAAAGGATGAAGTACCCTACTTCGGGACTTCTCCAATTCAATATATTTTATTCTACAGCTCTTTATTCAAATAAACTGATCTGATTACACTCTTTTATTTATTACGTGCGCCAGATAGCTATGATTTTATCAATTGCTATGTGCGTATATTTTCCGCCTTTTACAAGAGTGAGTACATTGTCTGCACAGGCTTCCACCTTTCCGTCAAAAACATCAGGGCCTCCGCAGTAAACGTCTATAACTTCGCCTAGATGGTGTTCCACTATAAAAGATTGCATTTGTTGCACCTCCGTGTATTTCCCATGTCTCTAATTTCTGTCCTGTTGAATAAGGATCAGTTTTCATCCTCTGTATGAAGAATTAAAAGCTTAATTAGATCTCTCTGTTCAGAGAGTTATCCAGCTATAGCAAGGTTTAGAAAAGGATCAGTAATGCCTATTCTCTGCCCCAAGTTGTCCCCGTTAATACTGTTTTTAAAATATCATATTTGAGCTTACTGAGCCCACATAGCTATAATCTTATCAATGGCTATGTGCGTAAGTTTTCCTTCATTATCGAGAGTGAGGACATTATCTGCACAGGCTTTTATGGTTCCCCTGAATATATCTGGTCCGCCACAGTAAACATCTACGGTACTGTTGAGGTAATGCTCTACTATAAAAGATTGCATCATATTTTCTTACTCCTGCTGATCTTCTTGTTTCGGTAGCTGTTTTGATTTGCCTGATACCTGTCTACCATTGCTTTCCATATACAGGTTTTCAAACCAATATCTTAGAAACAGACATATGTGTTTAATTACCTGCTCATTCCTTATAAATTTATTTATAAACCAATTTTGATTTTCCGGGTGCAGTGGCTTTAAATCCAGATTAAGAAAATTAGCTTACGTACTTAAATCTCACTTCTTTCCATGGTAGCGTTTTTACTACAAATTAAATCCTGATTATATAGCCTTTTATTTCAGGTTTATTTGCGCGGAGGGGCTCGGGAAAGCTAAGTTTAGCTGGAAAATATATTATAAAGTCCACTTTTGCGAAAAACAGAATGAATACTCAAGCAATACCTGAAAAAAATACTTTCTACTGCTTTTCTTACGAAGTCAGCATTCCAGAGTTTGAAATATGGGTATATATGCCTCTATTCTCTTTTCAACCCCCGGTATAGCTTTTTTTCATAAAACAAAGTCCTCTATTAATTCTGTGATTTTTTTATATGGTAAATAAATTATGCGGATAAGCCTTTTTCAGGGCAGCTCTCTATTTTCGCCGCCCTCATAGAGAAACACATCTTCAATATTTACTTTAAAAAGTCTGGACAGTTTGAACGCAAGATCAATAGATGGGTCATATTTTCCTTTCTCAATAACGTTTATTGTCTGTCTTGTTACCCCCACTTTCTCGGCAAGACTTTCCTGGGTAAGGTCATGAATCGCCCTGTAAACTTTAATATTGTTCTTCATCTCAGCCCCCATATTCCCTGTTGTAGTACCCGTAAAACAGGGAGTAAAGCACAAGAACCCCGCAGCTTGTGTATGCCATGAAGAAACCAAGGTCAATATGTCCAGGATATGTATCCCTCATAGTTATCAGGACTGCACTGCCAAGGGCAAGGCCCAACGCCACTATCAAATCTAACAAATCTAAGAAATCTAACAAATCTAAGAAATCTAACAAATCTAACAAATCTAACAAATCTAAGAAATCTAAGAAATCTAAGAAATCTAAGAAATCTAACAAATCTAACAAATCTAACAAATCTAAGAAATCTAAGAAATCTAAGAAATCTAAGAAATCTAAGAAATCTAACAAATCTAAGAAATCTAACAAATCTAACAAATCTAAGAAATCTAAGAAATCTAAGAAATCTAAGAAATCTAAGAAATCTAACAAATCTAACAAATCTAACAAATCTAACAAATCTAAGAAATCTAAGAAATCTAAGAAATCTAAGAAATCTAACAAATCTAAGAAATCTAACAAATCTAACAAATCTAAGAAATCTAAGAAATCTAACAAATCTAAGAAATCTAAGAAATCTAAGAAATCTAAGAAATCTAACAAATCTAACAAATCTAAGAAATCTAAGAAATCTAACAAATCTAAGAAATCTAACAAATCTAACAAATCTAACAAATCTAAGAAATCTAACAAATCTAACAAATCTAAGAAATCTAACAAATCTAAGAAATCTAACAAATCTAAGAAATCTAACAAATCTAAGAAATCTAACAAATCTAACAAATCTAACAAATCTAAGAAATCTAAGAAATCTAAGAAATCTAAGAAAATCTACGAAAAGTGTGCACATTCTCTAACGTCAGGACCTCCTCCTGTCTCAGAGGGTTTTCGGATCCGAATCCCAACTATGAAAATAATTTATATAAGATGGTAGCACTATTAAAACTATGGAGGATAATTTCTTAAGATATACTGAAATTATATTTTGTATATCTCTCGTTATACTTTTTCTGATTTCTTGCTGTTACACACCTTTTTGAAGTAAATTAGCAAACAGATTACAGCGAATTGATTGATATCCCTGGATTTCCTCCTTCAGTTTTATAAAAATGCTTGAGTTTTAGTTCCATTATGCCGGAATACAGGATTATACAGGAAGGTAAATTATTCGTAAGAAAAATAACCTTCTCACACCTGATCTTCAAAAAGCTCTTTAAATTCCTCAAGCCTTTCCGGAGGGCTTATTACAAGCAGGATATCATCGGGGTTAAGTCCTGTTTCAGCTCCCAGGTCATACATAAGCCTGTGGATCCTGGAAATTGCAAGCACTGAAACTCCGTACTTCTTTCGGATCTGGAGGCTCCCCAGAGTTTGTCCCGCAGCTTTCGAGTACTTTCCTACTCTTATGCTTCGGATATCTACCTCGGAAAAGTCAAGGGAAAGTTCACAGATACTTTTCCGGCGCATTTCAGGGCTGCGAAGTATCCTGTAGTGGTCAGCCCTGAGTTGTTCACCCACGGTTTCAATCTCGTTGTCCGGGACCATGTATCTGTTGAGCACCCGGGAAAATAGTTCTATAGAGCTTTCAAACTCGTCCGAGATGACCTCATCAGCGCCGAGGGCATAAAACCGTTCAAGTTCGCTCAGAAAGTGGGTTCTTGCAATAATATGGACCTCCGGGTTCAGCCTCCTTGCCGCTTCAATGATCCTCTTCGCACTTACAGGGTCGCCTGCTGTCACAACAACTGATTTTGCATCCCTGATACCCGCATGTTCCAGTACGGCTTTCTGGGCTGCATCTCCGTACATAATGTGCTCTCCTTTTGACTTTTCCTTCCTTACGGTATCCGGGTTGATATCGATTATGCTGTAGGGAATCGAAGCTGCCCGGGCAGCGATCGCAACATTTCTCCCGTTGACTCCGTAACCTATAATCACCAGGTGGTTTTCAAGCCCTTTTTCCAGGCTGTAATCTACAAGTCCCTTATACCAGCCGGATTTCAGCACCTGAGGAAGGGAAAGCTCCTGGGCAAAAGCCGCAGCTTGATGCCCCATGCCCATGATGAAAGGGGTAAGCACCATTGAAATCACTGCCACGTTCAGAAATTCCTGATAGGTTTCTGAAGAGACCAGCCCGTTTGCAAAACCTACATTCGCAAGAATCAGGGAAAATTCTCCCACCTGGGAAAGAGAAAGGCCGACCAGGACCATTGTATGCAGAGGAAAACCTATGAGGAAAGTGCTCAGGGCATTTACCACAGCCTTCAGGAACATCACTGCAAAGGTGGCAGCAAGGATTAGAAAGAGATGTTCTCTTAATATGTCAAGGTCAAGTAGCAACCCTATGGAGACAAAAAAAATGCTCACAAACATGTCTCTGAAAGGGATTACATTCCCAAGAGCCTGGGTTGCATATTCGGACTCCGAAATGATCAGGCCAGCAAGAAATGCCCCCAGGGCCAGGGACAGGCCAGTCATGGAAGTTAGCCAGGCAACGGAAAGCCCAATTACTACCACACTAAGGAGGAAAAGTTCACTGTTTCGGGTCCTAGCGATCTGGTACATAAGATAAGGGACTATATACCTGGCACTGACCAGGGTAAAAAGGACAAGCCCCAGTCCCTGAAGAATAAGTTGGAAAAAAGCCGTTTCTGTTCCCGGGACTCCTGCCAGAAGTGGGGTCAGGAGGATAATTACCACAGCAGCCACGTCCTGGAAAATAAGGATTCCAAGTGCTATTCTCCCGTGAGCACTGTACATTTCTCCTCTTTCCTGCAGTAGTTTGAGGACAATGGCAGTGCTGCTGAGTGACACCAGAAGCCCCATAAAGATTGAGGATTCCTGGGAATAGCCCAGCCAGAGGAAAATAAAAGCAATTAAAAGAGTGGTAATGGAAAGCTGCAGCCCTCCTCCTATAAGCACAATGCGTTTGAGCTTGAGGAGGTCACGCAGGGAAAACTCTATTCCGATTGTAAAAAGCAGGAGTACTACTCCTATTTCAGCAAGGAGTTCGATTTTTTCTCCTTCCTGAATCAAACCGAATCCAAAAGGTCCTGCAAGGATTCCTGCGAGCAAAAAACCCACAAGTGGGGCGATTTTTAACCTGGAGAAAATAAAGACCACCGGAATGGAAATCCCAAAGATAATCAGTAAGTCTCCCAGAAGTGACGATACCATCAATAGAAATTGAGGTATCAAATAATATAAATGGCATTGGTGTCGCGGACCCTATCTGAGTAGATACCGTAATATACAAAAAATCAGATAAATTGGTAGGTAATACAAAAAATCAGATAAATTGGTTGGGTACTTTGAGAATTGTGCAGGGAATTTGAAGCCATATCCACGTAATTCAAAACCATATCCAGGCATCCTGATACGAAATAAAGTGATTTTTAAGGCACAATTTAACTCTGGGAGCGCGGTGACACAGAGGGAAGTCTTCTTCCCTGAAGGGCATCAGCCTGACAGGTGGGGTTAGCTCACCGAAAATAGGTATAGGCTATTGTGCTTTGGAATTTTTCCTTGAAATTGCCAGCTTGAAATAGGGGTTGAGGTCGAGTACAAATCAGGGATACTCCAGGCAATTAAATAATTTATCCAGGGGCCCATTAAAAAAAGGGTAAAAATGGAATTATGTGTAATTAAAATCTATTTTCATCACTTAAATAGTGAAATATACAATATAAACGAATTAAATAAAAATTATGTTCTTTATTCGCTTCTAAATGTATTATTATCCCGTTTAAACTGCTAATATAACAATTAATTGCTTTTTTTCTTTTTTATGCGCATATACTCTCCTAAGGAGGTGCAAAATAGAAAATACCAGAATAATTGTAGTTTTAAAAGAAGATACACAGACAAAAAATAGTAAAATCAGAAAACCGTCTTGAATAAAAATATATTATTAATAATTATCTTTAATATTGGTGAATTCTTAAAACTTCTTTAGACAATAAGTATTTAACACATGTATTAAATCTTAATGTTGTCTAATTTAAGACGTATTTTTCTCCAAATAAGCTGGAAAAAACCGGATTCCATTTGCTAAAAAGGATTCCATTTACTATATTCTGGACATCTGTCCCTTAAATTTTTCTTCCAGCTTTCACGAGGGTTGAACGTGATATCTAAAGTTAAAGACTGTTTTAACGCATCTAATGAAGAATTTTCAGACTGGAATTGGCAGTACAGGCACAGAATTACGACCGTGGAAGAACTTGAAAAACTGATCCCACTCTCGGAGCCTGAGAAAGAAGACATTAGAAAAGCTCTTGAAGTTTTTCCCATGGCGATATCTCCTTATTATGCTTCTCTGATTGATCCTGAAGATCCTGGATGTCCCATCCGGATGCAGGCTGTGCCACTTTTAGCTGAGCTTCAAAAATCTTCCTGGGAACTTGAAGATCCTCTCTGTGAAGACAGTGACTCTCCCTCGGAGGAGAGCTGTATAACTCACAGGTACCCGGACAGAGTGCTTTTTCTAATCTCAAACCGCTGTGGGATGTACTGCAGGCACTGCACCCGCAAGAGAAGGGTCGGCAACAGGGAATATGACTATTCTGAAAAGGTAATCAGAGAGGGGATCGAGTACGTCAGAGAGCACCCTGAAGTAAGGGATGTTCTGCTTTCGGGGGGAGACGCCCTGCTTGTTTCTGACGAGAGGCTGGACTGGCTTTTAAGGGAACTGTTTGACATTCCCCATGTGGAGATCGTAAGGATCGGCACACGGGCTCCTGTAACCCTGCCCCAGCGCATAACCCCGGAACTGTGTGAAATCCTGGGGAAATATCCTTCGGTCTGGCTCAACACCCACTTCAACCATCCTAAAGAGATTACCCCTGAAGCTAAAAAAGCAATGAATATGCTTTCTCGTGCCGGAATTCCCCTGGGCAACCAGTCCGTACTTCTCAGAGGAGTAAACGACTGCCCGACGATAATCAAAAAACTTTGCCACGAACTCTTGAGGATAAAGACCAGGCCCTACTATCTCTACCAGTGCGACCTTTCCTTCGGGCTGGAACATTTCAGGACATCGGTTGCAAGAGGCATAGAGATCATAGAGATGCTCAGGGGACATACCTCGGGGCTTGCTGTTCCTACTTTTGTGGTCGACGCCCCGGGTGGGGGAGGAAAAATCCCGGTCGGACCCAATTACCTTATCTCAAATTCGGACAACGGAGTCACTCTCAGAAATTATGAAGGGGTGATCTGCATGTACTCGGAACCTGCAGAGTACTCCGCAGTGTGCCCGCAAAAATGTTCAATCTGCGATAAGCACCCCGGGCTTAAAAGTGATACGGGCCTTGCAAAACTCTACGACGAAGAAAACGACATCATATCCCTCGAACCCGAAGGCCTTGAAAGAAAACTGCGTTTTTGAAGGGAAAATATCAAGAAAAACCGGTGTTCCTAAAGCAAAAAATATGTTTAAAAACTTAAGGAGGAGTTTCTGCGGAAAAAAACGTTCCCTTAACGCTTGAGATTAAAGATGAACTTCCTGACTACTGGAAAAAAGCCGAGCTGAAGCTTCCCGGGGCAAGGGCTGAACTTGTAATTGATTATTACAATAGAAGAATTAAAGTCATGAATTTTACCGGGCCTTTTGAAGAAATCTCCGGAACCCTTGAAGCCCTTGCCGAAGCAGAAGAAATGGGGAAAATTATCGTATACACCCCTCCGGAAAAAGGACATGAACTTGAAACCTGTGGATATGCGGAGGAAGGGACCATCAGGGGATATTATGCCGGGAAAGACTGCCAGATTTTCTCAAGCTACCCTCAAAACTCCCGGGGAATTTCCTTTAATAAGGAAAAAGAAGACCAGGTAATCAAAAATTGCCTGAGGAAAGGTAAAGGAACCGAAAAAATCCTGCAAAAATCCGGAGATTCCAGGAAAAAAGGGAGCTGGAAAATACACAAAGAGAAAATCCCGCTTCCAGAAAAGTACACACTCAGGCCTGCAGTCCAGGCGGATGCCTCCGCAATGGCAGCCCTTTATAGCCAGGGATTTCATTTTTATCCCACTCCCCTGCACATGGAAAGTTACCTGCTCAAAACCATGGATTCCGATGTACTTTACCTCCTTGTGGAAAAACAAGGGAAAATTGTGAGCCTTGCCTCGGCGGAAATGGACTCAGAAACCGGGAGTGCTGAAATCACTGACTGCCTGACTATTTCTTCTGAAAGGGGAAAAGGGCTGATAAAAGAGCTTATCACAGTCCTGGAAAAAGAACTTTTAGAAAGAAACTTCCTTATCTCCTATACCCTCTGCAGGGCTTCGTCTCCTGGCATCAACGCAGCCTTTGTTGCTCATGGTTATGCTTACACAGGCAGGCTTGTAAACAATTGCAGGATCGAAATGGGATTTGAGGACATGAACATCTGGTGTAAGATGCTGAAGTGAACTGCCCCTGCAAAATTTATTCACTAATTTTGTATCCCGTACATCAGGGAAAAAACCGACCTGAAAATAGATCTACCCTAAATTTGACAGATTTCTATAACTAAGACAGTGCAAAGTTACAAGAAACACCTTGCTGAGATACAATCTAATTTGAAAAAATGAAAATTCATAACTAACATCGAAATCTGTATAAAATTTTAAATTGTATCTACAATTTTGATAGTATCCACTAATCTCAGAGAATAATCTCCTTGATTTTAACCTTAATTTGACAGTTTGATTTTTATGTTGAAAGAATGTTTTCATATTTGAGAAGAATGAAGAAGTAATATATGGTCAACAAATCTTTGACCCATTTTTTGTGATTCGATTTGACAGATGATTCTCTGTATCTTGATGGCTATTTTCTTGATTTTTGATCAAATTTTTGGTATTGAATTTGACAGATTGTATGGATAACGAGCAAAATATTCTATACTGCATAAAAAAATATATGCCAAAAAATCTAAAATGGGACAAAAAATCTCGACTCCCTCATGTTTTAGAGGTTATGTGGTTGAAAAAACAACCATCATAGGTAATTTTGATGAAATTATTATAGGCTGTCAAATGATTTTTGACGAAAAAATGAGTTCTCATTCTAAATGCAATTCATACTGTCAAACGTAGGATCTACAGGAAATCGGGTCAAAAAAGAAAAATGAAAATTCCGAATTTAAACTATCCTGAAGGATAAAGCCGGAATCCCGATATTCAGATAAACACAATGAACAGCACATAGGACACTGTCATCATCGCAAGGGATTGTTTGAGCCCTGAAGCCATACTTCCCGAACCCATTTTTCCTGCAACCAGCCCTGAGCCGAAGCCCTGCAGAAGGGCTGCATGGAAGAAGAGGAGGGTATATTCCTTCAAATCAAAGCCTGACATGGACATTGCCGGATTGCTGGAGCCGTCAAGGGCAGGGAGGAAGAACGCAGCAAGCACATATACTATGATCAGGAAGACGCAGAATGTTACGAAGATGATGAAGACATAGATAAACATCTCTGCAGAACGTTCTCTTTTAAGGGTTCTCTCAATATCGGCATCATCCGCAACTGTGCTGATAACCTGGTGGATATTCCCTGTGGATTCGCTTGCTTTGGCTATAAGGGTCAGGCTTCGCCTGGTCATGTTGGTCCGTACCCTGGCTTCAAAACGTTTCAGGGCTTCTACGAGGTTTGAGTTCCAGCGGATATCTGAAACCGTACGTTTGATTTCGGATTTCAGCTTGCCCATATTTGACTGGGCTGTAATAGCAATGGCATCGGCAAGCAGAATCCCTGTCCCGTTGATACTTGCAAGCCTTTTAAGGAACTCCGGAACCTGGTCCTCAATCTGTCTGACTCTCCGAACTTCGAGTTCGTGGAAGATAATGTAGGGAATTAAAAGGACAAGAAGGGTTACATAGATATAATCGTCAAGGGTAGATGCAGTTTCAACGAACCCTCCGGAGTACGGCATGTGTTTCATGAAATAATAACCAAAGTACCCGAGTGCAACGGGAGCGCTTATTATAAAAACAGACTCTGGTCTGTCAAGCATAGCCTTTATAGGGTGCAGGAGCACATTTTTGACCCTGGCTACTTTTTCATAAAACTCCAGCTTCTGAAGTAGTTCCTCATCTTTTTCTGTTACTGGCTTTACCCTGACATCACTGAAAGAATCCTGCTTAATTCCGGTGATTCTCTCCTCCGGCATCTTCTCCACATCTCCTGTAAGCATATCCAGGAAGACAAGGAAGATCATTGTCCCGAAGGGAATTGCCCCGTATACCAGGAGATAGAGTTGGGTGGGTCCCCCATTATCGATCATATTCATGACCACGAGGATAACCATAAGGAACAGGGGTCCCACAACGAATACCGTAATATATACCTCTGCAAGGAGCCCGAGAGTCTCAAGGAAATGCTTTTGTTCCTTGGTGGCAGCGTTTTTATAGACGTCAGTCTTGTTTTTCAGGTAAAGGGTAATGTCTCCTCCACTGGACACTACTGAAATCAGGCCGTCTACAAGGTCTTTGAACTGTTCGGACGGCGTCCTGTCTGCCGCATCCCAGAGGGCATCCTGAAGGTCTTTTCCGAAATATTCTATGTCCCTTATAATGTTTCCGAATTCCCTTGAGGCAGTCCCGTATATGTGAGCATAATTCGAAAGTGACTTCATGATTTCATAGATGGTCATGCCCCCGCCCCTCTGCATAACATAGAGAAAAGCGGTTGCATAGGGCATTGATGCATTGATAGCTCGCTTCCTGTTATCAGCTTTCATGGACGGGTAAGCCATAAATAGCCCGTAGGTAAGGACCCCGATAATCGTAAAGAAGATGAGGGCCCCTATAATCGTAAAGATGAATGGAAGGTGCGCTCCAATAAAAGTCGGCGTTTCAACTGCATTGGTTACCTTTTGTGAAATGCCAAACATCGAAACAATACTTTTCGGGGTGATACCCCTGAAAATCCATCCTCCTATCAGTAAACCTGCAAGTCCGCCGAAGATTCCTGCAAGCAGGGAAAATAAAATTGCATTTGAGATATACTGTTCTACAGGCAGGGGAATCTGAGCCTGACGAAGCTTTATCTTTAACAGGGGAAACCTGTTTTCTTTCTCAAGGATTTTTTCTCCGAAGATCCTGAATGCCAGGGTATTTATAGCGCTCATGGATACCCCCTTAAATGTGGTGCAGTACCATATCCGACAATGTATCGTTTCCAACCGCTTCCATTACAAGCTGCGGGTTTACGGCATACATATGCACTATCAGGGAAACACTCACGTAATCACGGATCTGTTTTGCTGTCATGTAGGCAAGGATCTGTTCCCGGTTTTTAAACTCAATAAAGAGCTTATCAGGTTTCCATCCTCTTGCTTTCATAATCTCATTGAGCACATAGGAATCCCCGGCCCGCTTGAATATATCCTGCAAAGGATCCCAGCGGTAAAATTCATTGATCCTGAGACTTCCTGACCTTGCATCAAGCCCTGTAATCTCTACAATTGTGTTGGTTCTTCTGACCCTTTTCTCATTGACATAGGTCTGTATCTGGATACTGATGACTCCAAGGGCTTGCATCATCACGTGTGGGACATTGATTGGTTCGTTTTCAAGCCTGTTAACCACCGTCTGCACATCGCTCGCATGCATTGTCGAATAGGTCGTGTGCCCTGTT is drawn from Methanosarcina lacustris Z-7289 and contains these coding sequences:
- a CDS encoding MM0924 family protein, which encodes MQSFIVEHHLGEVIDVYCGGPDVFDGKVEACADNVLTLVKGGKYTHIAIDKIIAIWRT
- a CDS encoding type II secretion system F family protein, with translation MSAINTLAFRIFGEKILEKENRFPLLKIKLRQAQIPLPVEQYISNAILFSLLAGIFGGLAGLLIGGWIFRGITPKSIVSMFGISQKVTNAVETPTFIGAHLPFIFTIIGALIFFTIIGVLTYGLFMAYPSMKADNRKRAINASMPYATAFLYVMQRGGGMTIYEIMKSLSNYAHIYGTASREFGNIIRDIEYFGKDLQDALWDAADRTPSEQFKDLVDGLISVVSSGGDITLYLKNKTDVYKNAATKEQKHFLETLGLLAEVYITVFVVGPLFLMVILVVMNMIDNGGPTQLYLLVYGAIPFGTMIFLVFLDMLTGDVEKMPEERITGIKQDSFSDVRVKPVTEKDEELLQKLEFYEKVARVKNVLLHPIKAMLDRPESVFIISAPVALGYFGYYFMKHMPYSGGFVETASTLDDYIYVTLLVLLIPYIIFHELEVRRVRQIEDQVPEFLKRLASINGTGILLADAIAITAQSNMGKLKSEIKRTVSDIRWNSNLVEALKRFEARVRTNMTRRSLTLIAKASESTGNIHQVISTVADDADIERTLKRERSAEMFIYVFIIFVTFCVFLIIVYVLAAFFLPALDGSSNPAMSMSGFDLKEYTLLFFHAALLQGFGSGLVAGKMGSGSMASGLKQSLAMMTVSYVLFIVFI
- a CDS encoding cation:proton antiporter; the encoded protein is MVSSLLGDLLIIFGISIPVVFIFSRLKIAPLVGFLLAGILAGPFGFGLIQEGEKIELLAEIGVVLLLFTIGIEFSLRDLLKLKRIVLIGGGLQLSITTLLIAFIFLWLGYSQESSIFMGLLVSLSSTAIVLKLLQERGEMYSAHGRIALGILIFQDVAAVVIILLTPLLAGVPGTETAFFQLILQGLGLVLFTLVSARYIVPYLMYQIARTRNSELFLLSVVVIGLSVAWLTSMTGLSLALGAFLAGLIISESEYATQALGNVIPFRDMFVSIFFVSIGLLLDLDILREHLFLILAATFAVMFLKAVVNALSTFLIGFPLHTMVLVGLSLSQVGEFSLILANVGFANGLVSSETYQEFLNVAVISMVLTPFIMGMGHQAAAFAQELSLPQVLKSGWYKGLVDYSLEKGLENHLVIIGYGVNGRNVAIAARAASIPYSIIDINPDTVRKEKSKGEHIMYGDAAQKAVLEHAGIRDAKSVVVTAGDPVSAKRIIEAARRLNPEVHIIARTHFLSELERFYALGADEVISDEFESSIELFSRVLNRYMVPDNEIETVGEQLRADHYRILRSPEMRRKSICELSLDFSEVDIRSIRVGKYSKAAGQTLGSLQIRKKYGVSVLAISRIHRLMYDLGAETGLNPDDILLVISPPERLEEFKELFEDQV
- a CDS encoding helix-turn-helix transcriptional regulator; the protein is MKNNIKVYRAIHDLTQESLAEKVGVTRQTINVIEKGKYDPSIDLAFKLSRLFKVNIEDVFLYEGGENRELP
- the kamA gene encoding lysine 2,3-aminomutase; the encoded protein is MISKVKDCFNASNEEFSDWNWQYRHRITTVEELEKLIPLSEPEKEDIRKALEVFPMAISPYYASLIDPEDPGCPIRMQAVPLLAELQKSSWELEDPLCEDSDSPSEESCITHRYPDRVLFLISNRCGMYCRHCTRKRRVGNREYDYSEKVIREGIEYVREHPEVRDVLLSGGDALLVSDERLDWLLRELFDIPHVEIVRIGTRAPVTLPQRITPELCEILGKYPSVWLNTHFNHPKEITPEAKKAMNMLSRAGIPLGNQSVLLRGVNDCPTIIKKLCHELLRIKTRPYYLYQCDLSFGLEHFRTSVARGIEIIEMLRGHTSGLAVPTFVVDAPGGGGKIPVGPNYLISNSDNGVTLRNYEGVICMYSEPAEYSAVCPQKCSICDKHPGLKSDTGLAKLYDEENDIISLEPEGLERKLRF
- the ablB gene encoding putative beta-lysine N-acetyltransferase; amino-acid sequence: MDYYNRRIKVMNFTGPFEEISGTLEALAEAEEMGKIIVYTPPEKGHELETCGYAEEGTIRGYYAGKDCQIFSSYPQNSRGISFNKEKEDQVIKNCLRKGKGTEKILQKSGDSRKKGSWKIHKEKIPLPEKYTLRPAVQADASAMAALYSQGFHFYPTPLHMESYLLKTMDSDVLYLLVEKQGKIVSLASAEMDSETGSAEITDCLTISSERGKGLIKELITVLEKELLERNFLISYTLCRASSPGINAAFVAHGYAYTGRLVNNCRIEMGFEDMNIWCKMLK
- a CDS encoding MM0924 family protein, which produces MMQSFIVEHYLNSTVDVYCGGPDIFRGTIKACADNVLTLDNEGKLTHIAIDKIIAMWAQ